A part of Aegilops tauschii subsp. strangulata cultivar AL8/78 chromosome 2, Aet v6.0, whole genome shotgun sequence genomic DNA contains:
- the LOC109782393 gene encoding exocyst complex component EXO70A1 isoform X1, giving the protein MEGLAQRAALLRESLGKSQAATDAVVSILGSFDSRLSALDAAMRPIQLRTHAVRTAHENIDRTLRSADVILTQFDRTREAEREIQKGPNENLQGFLDAVDRLRSIERFFSSNRSYSSSDRVLSHVNGLLSKALVKMEGEFQNQLTQRRSVSHHPFKLLFLSRRCLTLAWCVRPLKWSSKPMEPDRLFDCLPSTLRPSAESRSEGGKHPPGGPQSDNHETAEAAVYKPPALIEPKFVPLLAKLAQQLVQAGCQQQCAEIYSEARASALESSLKNLGVEKLSKDEVQKMPWEILESKIGNWIHFMRIAVKLLFAGERQLCDQVFECSQSLRDKCFSAITKNSLATLLSFGEAIAMSKRSPEKLFVLLDMYEIMCELQTEIDTIFVGEPCSQMRDSALSLTKCLAQTAQKTFSDFEEAVEKDATKNIHTDGTVHPLTSYVINYVKFLFDYQSTLKQLFQEFKREDGSGSELASVTMSIMQALQNNLDAKAKQYKDPALMHIFLMNNIHYIVKSVRRSEAKDLLGDDWIQRHRRIVQQNANQYRRVAWSKVLQCLSGQGLTSSGGSGQVGSEGGNSSGASRTAVKERFRSFNMQFEEIYQKQCGWSVPDSELRESLRLAVAEILLPAYRSFQKRFGPLIENSKAPGKYVKHTPEQLELFLGNLFEGKQERP; this is encoded by the exons ATGGAGGGCCTGGCGCAGCGCGCGGCGCTGCTGCGGGAGTCGCTGGGGAAGAGCCAGGCGGCCACCGACGCCGTCGTCTCCATCCTCGGCTCCTTCGACAGCCGCCTCTCCGCGCTCGACGCCGCCATGCGCCCCATCCAGCTCAGGACGCATGCCGTCCGCACCGCCCACGAGAACATCGACCGCACCCTCCGCTCCGCCGACGTCATCCTCACCCAGTTCGACCGCACACGAGAG GCAGAGCGCGAAATACAGAAAGGTCCTAATGAGAACCTCCAGGGTTTCCTCGACGCGGTCGACCGGCTGCGGAGCATCGAGCGCTTCTTCAGCTCCAATAGGAGCTACAGCAGCAGCGACCGTGTGCTCAGCCACGTGAATGGCCTCCTCTCCAAGGCCCTGGTGAAGATGGAAGGTGAATTCCAGAACCAGTTGACTCAGCGCAGGTCCGTGTCTCATCATCCATTTAAATTGCTATTTTTGTCTCGACGTTGCCTAACTCTTGCATGGTGCGTGCGCCCTCTTAAATGGTCCAGCAAACCGATGGAGCCTGACCGTCTTTTCGACTGCCTTCCGAGTACGCTTCGGCCATCAGCCGAGTCTCGGTCTGAAGGTGGGAAACACCCGCCAGGTGGCCCGCAATCCGATAACCATGAAACCGCGGAGGCTGCCGTATACAAGCCTCCTGCACTTATTGAGCCCAAGTTTGTTCCTTTGCTTGCTAAATTGGCACAGCAGCTGGTCCAAGCTGGATGCCAACAGCAATGCGCAGAAATATACAG CGAAGCTCGTGCTTCAGCTTTAGAGTCGAGTTTGAAGAACTTGGGTGTTGAGAAACTGAGTAAAGATGAAGTGCAGAAAATGCCTTGGGAGATTTTGGAGTCTAAAATAGGGAATTGGATTCATTTCATGCGAATTGCT GTGAAACTTCTTTTCGCTGGGGAACGCCAGCTCTGTGACCAAGTTTTTGAATGTAGCCAATCTTTAAGGGATAAGTGCTTTTCTGCAATAACCAAGAACAGTTTGGCTACTCTACTCAGCTTTGGTGAGGCAATTGCTATGAGTAAAAGATCACCGGAGAAATTGTTTGTTCTGCTAGACATGTATGAGATAATGTGTGAACTTCAAACAGAG ATTGACACCATCTTTGTTGGAGAACCATGCTCTCAAATGCGTGACTCTGCACTCAGTCTGACAAAATGTTTAGCACAAACTGCACAGAAGACTTTCAGCGATTTCGAAGAAGCTGTCGAGAAGGATGCAACGAAGAATATTCATACTGATGGAACAGTTCATCCTTTGACAAGCTATGTGATTAACTATGTTAAATTTTTATTTGA CTATCAATCAACTTTGAAACAGCTCTTCCAGGAATTCAAAAGGGAAGATGGATCAGGTTCTGAGCTGGCATCTGTGACCATGAGTATTATGCAAGCTTTACAAAATAATTTGGATGCAAAAGCAAAACAATACAAGGATCCTGCATTGATGCACATATTTTTGATGAATAACATCCATTATATTGTTAAATCTGTCCGCAG ATCAGAAGCCAAGGATTTATTGGGGGATGACTGGATTCAAAGACATCGAAGGATTGTACAGCAAAATGCAAACCAATATAGAAGGGTTGCTTGGTCGAAG GTGTTGCAATGCCTCTCAGGTCAAGGTTTGACTTCATCAGGAGGTAGTGGTCAAGTAGGAAGCGAAGGTGGCAATAGCAGTGGAGCTTCAAGAACAGCTGTGAAAGAGAG ATTCAGGTCTTTCAATATGCAATTTGAAGAGATTTATCAAAAGCAGTGTGGCTGGTCTGTTCCAGATTCAGAGTTGCGCGAGTCACTGAGACTGGCTGTTGCAGAAATTCTGTTACCCGCATACAGATCTTTCCAAAAGCGCTTCGG GCCTCTCATTGAGAACAGCAAAGCGCCTGGGAAGTACGTCAAGCACACGCCCGAGCAGCTTGAGCTGTTCCTGGGCAACCTATTCGAGGGGAAACAAGAACGTCCATGA
- the LOC109782393 gene encoding exocyst complex component EXO70A1 isoform X2, with product MEGLAQRAALLRESLGKSQAATDAVVSILGSFDSRLSALDAAMRPIQLRTHAVRTAHENIDRTLRSADVILTQFDRTREAEREIQKGPNENLQGFLDAVDRLRSIERFFSSNRSYSSSDRVLSHVNGLLSKALVKMEGEFQNQLTQRSKPMEPDRLFDCLPSTLRPSAESRSEGGKHPPGGPQSDNHETAEAAVYKPPALIEPKFVPLLAKLAQQLVQAGCQQQCAEIYSEARASALESSLKNLGVEKLSKDEVQKMPWEILESKIGNWIHFMRIAVKLLFAGERQLCDQVFECSQSLRDKCFSAITKNSLATLLSFGEAIAMSKRSPEKLFVLLDMYEIMCELQTEIDTIFVGEPCSQMRDSALSLTKCLAQTAQKTFSDFEEAVEKDATKNIHTDGTVHPLTSYVINYVKFLFDYQSTLKQLFQEFKREDGSGSELASVTMSIMQALQNNLDAKAKQYKDPALMHIFLMNNIHYIVKSVRRSEAKDLLGDDWIQRHRRIVQQNANQYRRVAWSKVLQCLSGQGLTSSGGSGQVGSEGGNSSGASRTAVKERFRSFNMQFEEIYQKQCGWSVPDSELRESLRLAVAEILLPAYRSFQKRFGPLIENSKAPGKYVKHTPEQLELFLGNLFEGKQERP from the exons ATGGAGGGCCTGGCGCAGCGCGCGGCGCTGCTGCGGGAGTCGCTGGGGAAGAGCCAGGCGGCCACCGACGCCGTCGTCTCCATCCTCGGCTCCTTCGACAGCCGCCTCTCCGCGCTCGACGCCGCCATGCGCCCCATCCAGCTCAGGACGCATGCCGTCCGCACCGCCCACGAGAACATCGACCGCACCCTCCGCTCCGCCGACGTCATCCTCACCCAGTTCGACCGCACACGAGAG GCAGAGCGCGAAATACAGAAAGGTCCTAATGAGAACCTCCAGGGTTTCCTCGACGCGGTCGACCGGCTGCGGAGCATCGAGCGCTTCTTCAGCTCCAATAGGAGCTACAGCAGCAGCGACCGTGTGCTCAGCCACGTGAATGGCCTCCTCTCCAAGGCCCTGGTGAAGATGGAAGGTGAATTCCAGAACCAGTTGACTCAGCGCAG CAAACCGATGGAGCCTGACCGTCTTTTCGACTGCCTTCCGAGTACGCTTCGGCCATCAGCCGAGTCTCGGTCTGAAGGTGGGAAACACCCGCCAGGTGGCCCGCAATCCGATAACCATGAAACCGCGGAGGCTGCCGTATACAAGCCTCCTGCACTTATTGAGCCCAAGTTTGTTCCTTTGCTTGCTAAATTGGCACAGCAGCTGGTCCAAGCTGGATGCCAACAGCAATGCGCAGAAATATACAG CGAAGCTCGTGCTTCAGCTTTAGAGTCGAGTTTGAAGAACTTGGGTGTTGAGAAACTGAGTAAAGATGAAGTGCAGAAAATGCCTTGGGAGATTTTGGAGTCTAAAATAGGGAATTGGATTCATTTCATGCGAATTGCT GTGAAACTTCTTTTCGCTGGGGAACGCCAGCTCTGTGACCAAGTTTTTGAATGTAGCCAATCTTTAAGGGATAAGTGCTTTTCTGCAATAACCAAGAACAGTTTGGCTACTCTACTCAGCTTTGGTGAGGCAATTGCTATGAGTAAAAGATCACCGGAGAAATTGTTTGTTCTGCTAGACATGTATGAGATAATGTGTGAACTTCAAACAGAG ATTGACACCATCTTTGTTGGAGAACCATGCTCTCAAATGCGTGACTCTGCACTCAGTCTGACAAAATGTTTAGCACAAACTGCACAGAAGACTTTCAGCGATTTCGAAGAAGCTGTCGAGAAGGATGCAACGAAGAATATTCATACTGATGGAACAGTTCATCCTTTGACAAGCTATGTGATTAACTATGTTAAATTTTTATTTGA CTATCAATCAACTTTGAAACAGCTCTTCCAGGAATTCAAAAGGGAAGATGGATCAGGTTCTGAGCTGGCATCTGTGACCATGAGTATTATGCAAGCTTTACAAAATAATTTGGATGCAAAAGCAAAACAATACAAGGATCCTGCATTGATGCACATATTTTTGATGAATAACATCCATTATATTGTTAAATCTGTCCGCAG ATCAGAAGCCAAGGATTTATTGGGGGATGACTGGATTCAAAGACATCGAAGGATTGTACAGCAAAATGCAAACCAATATAGAAGGGTTGCTTGGTCGAAG GTGTTGCAATGCCTCTCAGGTCAAGGTTTGACTTCATCAGGAGGTAGTGGTCAAGTAGGAAGCGAAGGTGGCAATAGCAGTGGAGCTTCAAGAACAGCTGTGAAAGAGAG ATTCAGGTCTTTCAATATGCAATTTGAAGAGATTTATCAAAAGCAGTGTGGCTGGTCTGTTCCAGATTCAGAGTTGCGCGAGTCACTGAGACTGGCTGTTGCAGAAATTCTGTTACCCGCATACAGATCTTTCCAAAAGCGCTTCGG GCCTCTCATTGAGAACAGCAAAGCGCCTGGGAAGTACGTCAAGCACACGCCCGAGCAGCTTGAGCTGTTCCTGGGCAACCTATTCGAGGGGAAACAAGAACGTCCATGA